One window of Cucurbita pepo subsp. pepo cultivar mu-cu-16 chromosome LG19, ASM280686v2, whole genome shotgun sequence genomic DNA carries:
- the LOC111782213 gene encoding KH domain-containing protein At3g08620-like isoform X2 has protein sequence MSGMYSTNFSPARTASPHIRTTPDVESQYLSELLAEHQKFGPFMQVLPICSRLLNQEILRVSGMMSNQGFCDLDRLRHRSPSPMASSNLISNVSSAGLSGWNGLPQERLSRPPGMTMDWQSAPASPSSLTVKRILRLEIPVDTYPNFNFVGRLLGPRGNSLKRVEVTTGCRVYIRGKGSIKDPDKEEKLRGRPGYEHLNEPLHILIEGDLPVNIVDIRLRQAQEIIEELLKPVDESHDYIKRQQLRELAMLNSSFREESPGPGGSVSPFNSSGMKRAKTGR, from the exons ATGTCAGGTATGTACAGTACCAATTTCTCCCCGGCAAGAACTGCTTCGCCTCACATCAGAACCACTCCTGATGTCGAAAG TCAGTACTTGTCGGAGCTTCTGGCAGAGCATCAGAAGTTCGGCCCCTTCATGCAAGTTCTTCCGATCTGCAGCCGACTTTTGAATCAAG AGATATTGCGGGTTTCTGGAATGATGTCCAACCAGGGTTTCTGTGACCTCGATAGGCTTCGGCATAGAAGTCCTAGTCCAATGGCTTCTTCGAACCTTATATCTAATGTTAGCAGTGCAGGTTTGAGTGGCTGGAATGGTCTTCCTCAGGAG AGGTTAAGTAGACCCCCTGGGATGACAATGGACTGGCAAAGTGCACCTGCAAGTCCGAGCTCGCTCACAGTAAAGAGGATTCTACGTCTGGAAATACCCGTGGATACTTACCCCAAT TTCAATTTTGTAGGGCGGCTTTTGGGACCTCGTGGTAATTCCTTGAAACGGGTGGAAGTTACTACAGGTTGTCGTGTATACATTCGAGGGAAAGGGTCGATAAAGGATCCAGACAAG gaagagaaattaaGGGGACGACCTGGCTATGAGCACTTGAACGAACCGTTGCACATCTTGATTGAGGGGGATTTACCAGTCAATATTGTTGATATAAGGCTCAGACAAGCACAGGAAATTATTGAAGAACTGCTCAAACCTGTG GACGAGAGCCACGATTACATTAAGAGGCAGCAGTTACGCGAACTCGCAATGCTAAACTCGAGCTTCCGAGAAGAAAGTCCAGGACCTGGTGGTAGTGTTTCTCCATTCAATTCAAGTGGAATGAAACGTGCCAAAACAGGTCGTTAA
- the LOC111782213 gene encoding KH domain-containing protein At3g08620-like isoform X1: MSGMYSTNFSPARTASPHIRTTPDVESQYLSELLAEHQKFGPFMQVLPICSRLLNQEILRVSGMMSNQGFCDLDRLRHRSPSPMASSNLISNVSSAGLSGWNGLPQEQRLSRPPGMTMDWQSAPASPSSLTVKRILRLEIPVDTYPNFNFVGRLLGPRGNSLKRVEVTTGCRVYIRGKGSIKDPDKEEKLRGRPGYEHLNEPLHILIEGDLPVNIVDIRLRQAQEIIEELLKPVDESHDYIKRQQLRELAMLNSSFREESPGPGGSVSPFNSSGMKRAKTGR, translated from the exons ATGTCAGGTATGTACAGTACCAATTTCTCCCCGGCAAGAACTGCTTCGCCTCACATCAGAACCACTCCTGATGTCGAAAG TCAGTACTTGTCGGAGCTTCTGGCAGAGCATCAGAAGTTCGGCCCCTTCATGCAAGTTCTTCCGATCTGCAGCCGACTTTTGAATCAAG AGATATTGCGGGTTTCTGGAATGATGTCCAACCAGGGTTTCTGTGACCTCGATAGGCTTCGGCATAGAAGTCCTAGTCCAATGGCTTCTTCGAACCTTATATCTAATGTTAGCAGTGCAGGTTTGAGTGGCTGGAATGGTCTTCCTCAGGAG CAGAGGTTAAGTAGACCCCCTGGGATGACAATGGACTGGCAAAGTGCACCTGCAAGTCCGAGCTCGCTCACAGTAAAGAGGATTCTACGTCTGGAAATACCCGTGGATACTTACCCCAAT TTCAATTTTGTAGGGCGGCTTTTGGGACCTCGTGGTAATTCCTTGAAACGGGTGGAAGTTACTACAGGTTGTCGTGTATACATTCGAGGGAAAGGGTCGATAAAGGATCCAGACAAG gaagagaaattaaGGGGACGACCTGGCTATGAGCACTTGAACGAACCGTTGCACATCTTGATTGAGGGGGATTTACCAGTCAATATTGTTGATATAAGGCTCAGACAAGCACAGGAAATTATTGAAGAACTGCTCAAACCTGTG GACGAGAGCCACGATTACATTAAGAGGCAGCAGTTACGCGAACTCGCAATGCTAAACTCGAGCTTCCGAGAAGAAAGTCCAGGACCTGGTGGTAGTGTTTCTCCATTCAATTCAAGTGGAATGAAACGTGCCAAAACAGGTCGTTAA
- the LOC111781229 gene encoding protein RETICULATA-RELATED 3, chloroplastic-like yields the protein MASMAQLHCSVRPRDYYNVPRSHAYNDPPAFSFLSNSSAVESRSRSLSLFNADLTRSRFLVKSELSLAGGDGGNGVGRGGGGGGGGGDSGGWSDDRADGDDSSSFGVFGLFLQGWRTRVAADPQFPFKVLMEELVGVSACVLGDMASRPNFGLNELDFVFSTLVVGSILNFTLMYLLAPTASAGVAAKQLPAIFGSCPTSHMFEPGAFTVLERLGTLVYKGTVFATVGLAAGLVGTALSNGLIKLRKKMDPEFETPNKAPPTLLNAMTWAIHMGVSSNLRYQSLNGLEFVLAKGLPPLAFKSSVVVLRCLNNILGGMSFVILARMTGSQSVEEAKPAALDLDAADTKEKLLEGDKDEELK from the coding sequence ATGGCGTCCATGGCTCAGCTGCATTGCTCTGTTCGTCCTAGGGATTATTATAATGTTCCCCGTAGTCATGCTTATAACGATCCTCCGGCTTTCTCTTTTCTGTCTAATTCGTCGGCGGTAGAATCGAGGAGTCgatctctttctctttttaatgCGGACTTAACGAGGTCTAGGTTTTTGGTGAAATCTGAACTCTCTCTTGCTGGTGGCGACGGTGGAAATGGCGTTGGCCGCGGTGGAGgaggtggcggcggcggtggtgacAGTGGTGGTTGGAGCGATGATCGGGCTGATGGGGATGATTCGTCGAGTTTTGGAGTGTTTGGATTGTTTCTTCAAGGGTGGAGAACTCGAGTTGCTGCGGATCCACAGTTTCCTTTTAAGGTACTCATGGAGGAACTGGTTGGTGTGAGTGCTTGTGTTCTTGGAGACATGGCGTCCCGCCCGAATTTCGGTCTCAACGAGCTCGATTTCGTCTTCTCCACCCTTGTTGTCGGATCTATATTGAATTTTACTCTCATGTATCTGTTGGCTCCCACTGCATCAGCTGGTGTAGCAGCCAAACAGCTTCCTGCAATCTTTGGAAGCTGCCCCACGAGTCACATGTTCGAACCCGGTGCTTTCACGGTCTTAGAACGATTGGGAACCTTGGTTTACAAAGGAACCGTCTTCGCCACGGTTGGACTAGCAGCTGGGCTCGTAGGAACGGCACTCTCGAATGGCTTGATCAAGCTGAGGAAGAAGATGGATCCTGAATTCGAGACGCCAAACAAGGCACCTCCCACATTGTTGAACGCCATGACATGGGCAATTCACATGGGGGTCAGCAGTAACTTGAGATACCAATCTTTGAATGGACTTGAATTCGTGTTGGCCAAGGGGCTTCCCCCTCTAGCATTCAAGAGCTCCGTGGTGGTGTTGAGATGTTTGAACAACATTCTCGGGGGAATGTCGTTCGTGATCCTCGCAAGGATGACGGGATCACAGAGCGTCGAGGAAGCTAAGCCAGCAGCACTGGATTTGGACGCCGCTGATACTAAAGAGAAGCTGTTGGAAGGGGATAAAGATGAGGAGTTAAAGTAA
- the LOC111781228 gene encoding putative zinc transporter At3g08650, whose amino-acid sequence MAVGYKQVLLFSLLSVLFCGLAIAELEHGNSQKIISAPDRNVGMKVIDGSGTENVFGFEDAKYLLHERKEGSRVSVSTVAVFTLAMAAATGLGAVPFFFVELDPQWAGLCNGMASGVMLAASFDLIQEGQEHGAGNWVVIGILAGGIFIWLCKKFLEQYGEVSMLDIKGADATKVVLVIGIMTLHSFGEGSGVGVSFAGSKGFSQGLLVTLAIAVHNIPEGLAVSMVLASRGVSPQNALLWSVITSLPQPIVAVPSFICADAFNKFLPFCTGFAAGCMIWMVIAEVLPDAFKEASPSQVASAATLSVAFMEALSTLFQSFTHEYNSEDVSGFFVSLLFGVGPLLGGLVLVAFTLAFHLQHALLMGAASGIAFILGAWRPLQLLFSSKMDFIPLVTLLMLGASFIHFSSSSLLKLAGQKRASVNDLPASTNFSVSVHTLQSFLSCGAVAFHALAEGLALGVAAPKAYGFGRHMVLPVSLHGLPRGVAVASCIFGATDSWHGSLMSAALIGFVGPISAIGAILAGIDYSGLDHVMVLACGGLLPSFGSVIKRAMRLDTQKSSSGLVIGLGFSILCLMCTKLVCLHTPYCNSAPEAVR is encoded by the exons ATGGCAGTTGGTTATAAGCAAGTTCTGTTGTTTTCTCTACTGTCCGTATTGTTCTGTGGTCTTGCTATAGCAGAGCTCGAACATGGTAATTCGCAAAAGATTATATCCGCTCCAGATAGAAATGTAGGAATGAAAGTTATTGATGGCTCTGGTACGGAGAATGTGTTTGGTTTTGAGGATGCTAAGTACTTGCTGCATGAGAGAAAAGAAGGGAGCAGAGTATCGGTATCAACTGTTGCGGTATTTACATTGGCCATGGCTGCTGCCACTGGTTTAGGGGCCGTTCCGTTCTTCTTTGTGGAACTTGATCCACAGTGGGCTGGTTTATGCAATGGAATGGCTTCTGGGGTGATGTTGGCTGCTAGCTTTGATCTTATTCAAGAAGGGCAAGAACATGGTGCCGGCAATTGGGTTGTAATTGGGATTCTAGCTGGTggaatttttatttggctttGTAAGAAG TTTCTTGAACAGTATGGAGAAGTGAGTATGTTAGATATAAAAGGTGCGGATGCAACTAAAGTTGTTCTTGTAATTGGGATAATGACTCTTCATTCATTTGGTGAGGGCTCTGGTGTCGGTGTTTCTTTTGCGGGGTCAAAGGGTTTCTCTCAAGGTCTTTTGGTGACTTTAGCTATCGCCGTGCATAACATACCTGAGGGATTAGCTGTGAGTATGGTTCTTGCCTCAAGGGGTGTCTCACCGCAGAATGCCTTGTTATGGAGTGTGATTACGTCGTTACCTCAG CCTATTGTAGCAGTTCCTTCGTTCATATGTGCTGATGCATTTAATAAGTTCCTTCCCTTCTGTACGGGCTTTGCTGCTGGATGTATGATATGGATGGTGATCGCTGAAGTTCTTCCGGATGCATTTAAG GAAGCCTCACCATCACAAGTTGCATCTGCAGCCACACTTTCTGTGGCTTTCATGGAAGCTCTAAGCACATTGTTCCAAAGTTTCACCCATGAATACAA CTCAGAAGATGTTTCTGGCTTCTTTGTTTCCTTACTTTTTGGCGTCGGGCCACTGCTCGGTGGCCTTGTTCTTGTTGCATTCACTCTTGCTTTCCATCTTCAGCATGCCCTCCTCATGGGTGCTGCTTCCGGAATTGCTTTCATCCTCGGTGCCTGGCGACCGTTGCAGCTActcttttcttcaaaaatggATTTCATCCCTCTTGTAACGCTTCTAATGTTAGGCGCTTCGTTCATCCACTTCTCAAGTTCCAGTCTGCTGAAGCTTGCTGGCCAGAAAAGAGCTTCGGTGAATGATTTACCCGCGTCGACCAATTTTTCAGTAAGTGTGCACACCCTTCAGTCTTTCCTATCATGTGGAGCAGTTGCATTTCATGCTTTAGCCGAAGGGCTTGCACTAGGAGTTGCTGCCCCGAAAGCTTATGGATTTGGTCGTCACATGGTTCTCCCTGTTTCTCTGCACGGCCTCCCCCGGGGTGTAGCAGTAGCTAGTTGTATATTCGGAGCAACTGATAGCTGGCATGGATCTCTCATGAGCGCAGCGCTCATTGGATTCGTCGGTCCAATCTCTGCCATTGGAGCAATACTCGCAGGTATCGACTACAGCGGGTTAGATCATGTGATGGTGCTGGCTTGCGGAGGGCTACTTCCAAGCTTCGGAAGTGTAATCAAGAGAGCAATGCGGTTGGATACACAGAAGAGTAGCAGTGGACTTGTGATTGGTCTGGGGTTCtctattttgtgtttgatgtGCACCAAGTTGGTTTGTTTGCACACACCTTACTGCAATTCTGCACCAGAGGCTGTTCGATGA